Proteins encoded within one genomic window of Parabacteroides sp. FAFU027:
- a CDS encoding helix-turn-helix domain-containing protein: protein MASERPDTQVFNYYDIFFSYYSPEQCICTTMIREHMLVYVYSGTIELTENNIKTVIGKGECVFLRRDNRVSMIKQPDADEGFRGIFMTFKRNFLREFYQQYIDKKELPMEVEKHKPSVIKLPGTPDIASLFQSMTPYFDSDKVPAKELIQLKLHEGVYSLLNIDSRFYPALFDFTEPWKIDILDFMEDNYMFDLSVEEIAGFTGRSLATFKRDFKKVSPLSPQKWLIDKRLKVAYDKLRNENRKVSDVYLEVGFKNLSHFSSAFKKQFGFAPSVEN, encoded by the coding sequence ATGGCATCTGAACGTCCCGATACACAAGTCTTCAACTACTATGATATATTCTTCAGTTATTACTCTCCTGAACAATGTATCTGTACGACCATGATCAGAGAGCATATGCTGGTATATGTCTATTCCGGCACCATTGAGCTGACAGAAAATAATATCAAAACAGTCATAGGAAAGGGTGAATGCGTTTTTTTGCGTAGAGATAACCGCGTCTCCATGATCAAGCAACCTGATGCCGATGAGGGTTTCCGTGGTATCTTCATGACTTTCAAACGTAATTTCCTGAGAGAGTTTTATCAGCAGTATATAGATAAAAAGGAGCTTCCTATGGAAGTGGAAAAACACAAACCCAGTGTGATCAAATTGCCAGGGACACCGGATATAGCAAGTCTTTTCCAATCCATGACACCCTATTTTGATTCGGATAAAGTGCCGGCAAAAGAGCTGATACAGCTTAAACTTCATGAAGGAGTCTATTCGTTGCTGAATATTGATAGCCGTTTCTATCCGGCACTGTTTGACTTTACCGAGCCTTGGAAAATTGATATTCTGGACTTTATGGAGGATAACTACATGTTTGATCTCTCTGTTGAGGAGATAGCCGGATTTACCGGTCGCAGCTTGGCTACTTTCAAACGTGATTTTAAAAAGGTCAGCCCGCTGTCTCCACAAAAATGGTTGATAGATAAACGGCTAAAGGTCGCTTACGATAAGCTCCGTAATGAAAACAGAAAGGTTTCGGATGTCTATCTGGAAGTAGGGTTCAAGAATCTGTCGCATTTCTCCAGTGCATTTAAAAAGCAGTTTGGCTTTGCCCCCTCAGTGGAAAATTGA